CGCAGAAGGCCGTGAAGAAGGATGTCGCCCGGCGTCGGAAGCAGGCGAAGAAGGACGGCCTGGCGAAGGCTGAGATCGCCGCGATCAAGGATCCCTCGCACGACCAGCCCGTCTGGAAGATGATGCTGTGGGCCACCGTCTCCGGCGTGATCCTGCAGGGGCTGCGGGTGGCGGCCAAGCGCGGCGCACAGACCGGTGCGGAACGGCTCACCACGCGCCGGCCGCGCCCCAACCGCGGCTGATCCCGGCTCGACCATGCCGCAGGGCGCCCCGCAGCTGCGGGGCGCCCTGCGGCGTTCGGCGGGGCCGGGGGTTCAGAACTCCTGGACGTCCACGCCCTCGCTGAGCGTGTCCAGCGAGTCACCGGTGACCAGGAAGCCGACGCGACGCACCAGCGAGACCGCGTGGTCGCCGATCCGCTCGTAGAAGCGGATCAGCAGCGTGAGGTCGATCACCTGCGCATTGGTGTAGGTGTCCTCGTCGCTGCGGGAGATCTCGCGCGAGATCGTGAGCATCAGCTCGTCGAGCTCGTCATCCTGCTTCTCGACCTGGGCCGCGAGCGCCAGATCCCGGTCCTGGATCACCTGGGCGGCAGTCCGCAGGGCGGTCAGGCCCAGCTCGGACATCCGAGCGATCTGCTCCCGGTGCTGTGCAGGCACCGCGATCTCGGGATGCGCCCGGCGCGCGACCAGTGCGACGTGGGCGGCCAGATCACCCATCCGCTCGAGCGAGGAGCTCATGCGCAGCGTCGCGACCAGCAGGCGCAGATCGGTGGCCACGGGAGCCTGCCGCGCCAGCAGCTCGACCGCCTTCGCGTCCAGTTCCAGCTGCCGGGCATCCAGGTGCGGATCGGCGGTGACCACCCGCTCCGCCAGCGCCAGCTCGCCCTCGAGCAGTGCGGAGGTCGCACCGTCGAGCGCCGTCCCGACCATCTCGGCCATATCCACCAGGTCGTCGACGATGTGCCGCAGATCGCTCTGGTACGCCTCGCGCATGGGGGTTCTCCTCACTCCGATGGGGCTTCGTGCCGTGATCCTCCCAGCGCGGGATGAACAGGAGGCGACAGGCCATGAACCCGGAGCATCCCCCAGGTGAACTCGTGGCCGGATCGGCCTCGCGGCCGGGTGCTGCGCCGGTCGGAGCATGGTGGGGGCCTACGCTGTGCATGTGCCCCTGACTGCGCTCCTCGTGCTCGCCGGCGCGATCGGTCTGGTGATCGGCGTCGCCGCCACGCTGACGCTCGCCCGCTCGGACCGGCGACGCGGCTCGGGCCC
The window above is part of the Brachybacterium vulturis genome. Proteins encoded here:
- a CDS encoding DUF4235 domain-containing protein translates to MSIAVPVAGIIAGVIGNKAAAAGWGAVFGEDAPTVKSQKAVKKDVARRRKQAKKDGLAKAEIAAIKDPSHDQPVWKMMLWATVSGVILQGLRVAAKRGAQTGAERLTTRRPRPNRG
- the phoU gene encoding phosphate signaling complex protein PhoU, which gives rise to MREAYQSDLRHIVDDLVDMAEMVGTALDGATSALLEGELALAERVVTADPHLDARQLELDAKAVELLARQAPVATDLRLLVATLRMSSSLERMGDLAAHVALVARRAHPEIAVPAQHREQIARMSELGLTALRTAAQVIQDRDLALAAQVEKQDDELDELMLTISREISRSDEDTYTNAQVIDLTLLIRFYERIGDHAVSLVRRVGFLVTGDSLDTLSEGVDVQEF